A genomic window from Tenebrio molitor chromosome X, icTenMoli1.1, whole genome shotgun sequence includes:
- the LOC138139859 gene encoding protein white-like isoform X3 has product MPQQQFSLSWQNVNVEISEKSSSFWRSKSQKRTILDNGSTRSYSLVAIMGSSGSGKTTFLSAISGRRRDKKGILKINNTVVTDEDVRNVSGYLHQEDIFTQYLTPREHLEFMAALRLHNKSKEKRSIIKKLLSDLSLEGEGDTLIKNLSGGQRRRLSLAGELISDPLMLFCDEPTTGLDSYSALVVLQKLHTIAFSGKIVLASIHQPSSQLFHYFNNITLVAEGKLVFQGTKDEAKSFFESLDLHCPSSYNPADFYIDCLNREDISKIVAVFQNRKKQVVLCPHCDRCDNVSLEKQAKNHFFYELKWLLWRCFLDIRRNKSTHLRLYLFVVAELIFLSLAYSQVSLADQDGVQNIEGFMSMIATEFTFTNMYAVINVFPGEIAVFLREKDLYSAHSYFFSKIISMIPLSLISTVLYTTILFLVLTFLDGIYLWLQMTYVMFVVGMASLGLGLAFSAHFSTVEHVELFIGPLETIFFLLGGFSLQLDSVPTLFNWIKYISPFYYSFDSLSNLFWRPFNDTRHAENDTVPYYYGPQILENYGIYSAYDPVPYDILYLHILMAIFCFLGFLGILRKKILCSL; this is encoded by the exons ATG cCGCAACAACAATTTTCGTTGTCTTGGCAGAATGTGAACGTGGAAATAAGCGAAAAATCGTCGAGTTTTTGGAGGTCAAAATCACAGAAACGAACCATTTTAGATAATG GTAGCACCAGGAGTTACTCGCTGGTTGCGATCATGGGGAGCAG tggCTCGGGCAAAACAACATTCTTGAGTGCCATCTCTGGCCGCCGCAGAGACAAAAAgggcattttgaaaataaacaacacGGTGGTCACTGATGAGGACGTACGAAACGTGTCCGGTTACCTGCACCAGGAAGACATCTTCACTCAGTATTTGACACCTCGCGAACATTTAGAATTCATG GCGGCGCTTCGATTACATAACAAGAGCAAAGAAAAGCGCTCGATCATTAAGAAACTGCTCTCGGACCTGAGCTTGGAGGGGGAGGGTGAcactttgattaaaaatttatcgGGGGGGCAGAGGCGCAGGTTGTCGCTAGCAGGAGAG CTGATCAGCGACCCTTTGATGTTGTTTTGCGACGAACCCACGACGGGTCTGGACAGTTACAGCGCGCTGGTGGTTTTGCAAAAACTACACACAATAGCGTTCTCAGGGAAAATAGTTCTGGCCTCAATACACCAACCGTCGTCgcaattatttcattatttcaatAACATTACGCTAGTGGCTGAAGGGAAACTGGTTTTTCAAGGTACCAAAGACGAAGCCAAGTCATTTTTTGAAAG TCTAGATTTGCACTGCCCCTCCTCCTACAACCCAGCAGACTTCTACATAGACTGTCTCAACCGTGAAGATATTTCCAAAATAGTTGCAGTTTtccaaaatcgaaaaaaacaaGTGGTTCTTTGTCCCCATTGCGACCGTTGCGACAACGTGTCTTTGGAAAA ACAAGCGAAAAATCATTTCTTCTACGAACTGAAGTGGCTACTGTGGAGGTGCTTCCTGGACATACGGAGGAACAAAAGCACACATCTGCGATTGTACCTGTTTGTTGTG GCggagttgatttttttgagtCTCGCGTACTCGCAAGTTTCACTCGCAGACCAAGATGGTGTTCAGAATATTGAAGGATTCATGTCTATGATAGCGACGGAATTCACCTTCACGAATATGTACGCCGTTATCAACGTGTTCCCAGGAGAAATAGCGGTGTTTTTGCGCGAAAAAGATTTATACTCCGCTCATTCCTacttcttttcaaaaattatatctATG ATCCCTTTGTCTCTAATCAGCACTGTCCTTTACACCACGATATTATTCCTGGTATTGACATTTTTGGACGGAATTTACTTATGGCTCCAAATGACATACGTAATGTTCGTAGTGGGTATGGCTTCGTTAGGTCTAG GTCTAGCCTTTTCTGCTCATTTTTCCACAGTCGAACATGTGGAGTTGTTTATCGGCCCTTTAGAAACTATATTCTTCCTGCTAGGCGGATTTTCGTTGCAACTGGACAGTGTACCGACACTTTTTAATTGgataaaatatatttctccATTTTATTACAGCTTTGATTCACTTTCGAACCTATTTTGGCGACCTTTCAACGATACAC GTCATGCCGAAAACGATACCGTTCCATATTATTACGGCCcccaaattttggaaaattacgGAATTTATTCAGCTTACGATCCAGTACCTTAcgatattttatatttacatattCTTATGGCCATTTTTTGCTTCCTCGGATTTCTGGGAATCCtaaggaaaaaaattctttgtagTCTATAA
- the LOC138139859 gene encoding protein white-like isoform X1 translates to MPQQQFSLSWQNVNVEISEKSSSFWRSKSQKRTILDNVSGSTRSYSLVAIMGSSGSGKTTFLSAISGRRRDKKGILKINNTVVTDEDVRNVSGYLHQEDIFTQYLTPREHLEFMAALRLHNKSKEKRSIIKKLLSDLSLEGEGDTLIKNLSGGQRRRLSLAGELISDPLMLFCDEPTTGLDSYSALVVLQKLHTIAFSGKIVLASIHQPSSQLFHYFNNITLVAEGKLVFQGTKDEAKSFFESLDLHCPSSYNPADFYIDCLNREDISKIVAVFQNRKKQVVLCPHCDRCDNVSLEKQAKNHFFYELKWLLWRCFLDIRRNKSTHLRLYLFVVAELIFLSLAYSQVSLADQDGVQNIEGFMSMIATEFTFTNMYAVINVFPGEIAVFLREKDLYSAHSYFFSKIISMIPLSLISTVLYTTILFLVLTFLDGIYLWLQMTYVMFVVGMASLGLGLAFSAHFSTVEHVELFIGPLETIFFLLGGFSLQLDSVPTLFNWIKYISPFYYSFDSLSNLFWRPFNDTRHAENDTVPYYYGPQILENYGIYSAYDPVPYDILYLHILMAIFCFLGFLGILRKKILCSL, encoded by the exons ATG cCGCAACAACAATTTTCGTTGTCTTGGCAGAATGTGAACGTGGAAATAAGCGAAAAATCGTCGAGTTTTTGGAGGTCAAAATCACAGAAACGAACCATTTTAGATAATG ttTCAGGTAGCACCAGGAGTTACTCGCTGGTTGCGATCATGGGGAGCAG tggCTCGGGCAAAACAACATTCTTGAGTGCCATCTCTGGCCGCCGCAGAGACAAAAAgggcattttgaaaataaacaacacGGTGGTCACTGATGAGGACGTACGAAACGTGTCCGGTTACCTGCACCAGGAAGACATCTTCACTCAGTATTTGACACCTCGCGAACATTTAGAATTCATG GCGGCGCTTCGATTACATAACAAGAGCAAAGAAAAGCGCTCGATCATTAAGAAACTGCTCTCGGACCTGAGCTTGGAGGGGGAGGGTGAcactttgattaaaaatttatcgGGGGGGCAGAGGCGCAGGTTGTCGCTAGCAGGAGAG CTGATCAGCGACCCTTTGATGTTGTTTTGCGACGAACCCACGACGGGTCTGGACAGTTACAGCGCGCTGGTGGTTTTGCAAAAACTACACACAATAGCGTTCTCAGGGAAAATAGTTCTGGCCTCAATACACCAACCGTCGTCgcaattatttcattatttcaatAACATTACGCTAGTGGCTGAAGGGAAACTGGTTTTTCAAGGTACCAAAGACGAAGCCAAGTCATTTTTTGAAAG TCTAGATTTGCACTGCCCCTCCTCCTACAACCCAGCAGACTTCTACATAGACTGTCTCAACCGTGAAGATATTTCCAAAATAGTTGCAGTTTtccaaaatcgaaaaaaacaaGTGGTTCTTTGTCCCCATTGCGACCGTTGCGACAACGTGTCTTTGGAAAA ACAAGCGAAAAATCATTTCTTCTACGAACTGAAGTGGCTACTGTGGAGGTGCTTCCTGGACATACGGAGGAACAAAAGCACACATCTGCGATTGTACCTGTTTGTTGTG GCggagttgatttttttgagtCTCGCGTACTCGCAAGTTTCACTCGCAGACCAAGATGGTGTTCAGAATATTGAAGGATTCATGTCTATGATAGCGACGGAATTCACCTTCACGAATATGTACGCCGTTATCAACGTGTTCCCAGGAGAAATAGCGGTGTTTTTGCGCGAAAAAGATTTATACTCCGCTCATTCCTacttcttttcaaaaattatatctATG ATCCCTTTGTCTCTAATCAGCACTGTCCTTTACACCACGATATTATTCCTGGTATTGACATTTTTGGACGGAATTTACTTATGGCTCCAAATGACATACGTAATGTTCGTAGTGGGTATGGCTTCGTTAGGTCTAG GTCTAGCCTTTTCTGCTCATTTTTCCACAGTCGAACATGTGGAGTTGTTTATCGGCCCTTTAGAAACTATATTCTTCCTGCTAGGCGGATTTTCGTTGCAACTGGACAGTGTACCGACACTTTTTAATTGgataaaatatatttctccATTTTATTACAGCTTTGATTCACTTTCGAACCTATTTTGGCGACCTTTCAACGATACAC GTCATGCCGAAAACGATACCGTTCCATATTATTACGGCCcccaaattttggaaaattacgGAATTTATTCAGCTTACGATCCAGTACCTTAcgatattttatatttacatattCTTATGGCCATTTTTTGCTTCCTCGGATTTCTGGGAATCCtaaggaaaaaaattctttgtagTCTATAA
- the LOC138139859 gene encoding protein white-like isoform X2, protein MPQQQFSLSWQNVNVEISEKSSSFWRSKSQKRTILDNVSGSTRSYSLVAIMGSSGSGKTTFLSAISGRRRDKKGILKINNTVVTDEDVRNVSGYLHQEDIFTQYLTPREHLEFMAALRLHNKSKEKRSIIKKLLSDLSLEGEGDTLIKNLSGGQRRRLSLAGELISDPLMLFCDEPTTGLDSYSALVVLQKLHTIAFSGKIVLASIHQPSSQLFHYFNNITLVAEGKLVFQGTKDEAKSFFESLDLHCPSSYNPADFYIDCLNREDISKIVAVFQNRKKQVVLCPHCDRCDNVSLEKQAKNHFFYELKWLLWRCFLDIRRNKSTHLRLYLFVVAELIFLSLAYSQVSLADQDGVQNIEGFMSMIATEFTFTNMYAVINVFPGEIAVFLREKDLYSAHSYFFSKIISMIPLSLISTVLYTTILFLVLTFLDGIYLWLQMTYVMFVVGMASLGLAFSAHFSTVEHVELFIGPLETIFFLLGGFSLQLDSVPTLFNWIKYISPFYYSFDSLSNLFWRPFNDTRHAENDTVPYYYGPQILENYGIYSAYDPVPYDILYLHILMAIFCFLGFLGILRKKILCSL, encoded by the exons ATG cCGCAACAACAATTTTCGTTGTCTTGGCAGAATGTGAACGTGGAAATAAGCGAAAAATCGTCGAGTTTTTGGAGGTCAAAATCACAGAAACGAACCATTTTAGATAATG ttTCAGGTAGCACCAGGAGTTACTCGCTGGTTGCGATCATGGGGAGCAG tggCTCGGGCAAAACAACATTCTTGAGTGCCATCTCTGGCCGCCGCAGAGACAAAAAgggcattttgaaaataaacaacacGGTGGTCACTGATGAGGACGTACGAAACGTGTCCGGTTACCTGCACCAGGAAGACATCTTCACTCAGTATTTGACACCTCGCGAACATTTAGAATTCATG GCGGCGCTTCGATTACATAACAAGAGCAAAGAAAAGCGCTCGATCATTAAGAAACTGCTCTCGGACCTGAGCTTGGAGGGGGAGGGTGAcactttgattaaaaatttatcgGGGGGGCAGAGGCGCAGGTTGTCGCTAGCAGGAGAG CTGATCAGCGACCCTTTGATGTTGTTTTGCGACGAACCCACGACGGGTCTGGACAGTTACAGCGCGCTGGTGGTTTTGCAAAAACTACACACAATAGCGTTCTCAGGGAAAATAGTTCTGGCCTCAATACACCAACCGTCGTCgcaattatttcattatttcaatAACATTACGCTAGTGGCTGAAGGGAAACTGGTTTTTCAAGGTACCAAAGACGAAGCCAAGTCATTTTTTGAAAG TCTAGATTTGCACTGCCCCTCCTCCTACAACCCAGCAGACTTCTACATAGACTGTCTCAACCGTGAAGATATTTCCAAAATAGTTGCAGTTTtccaaaatcgaaaaaaacaaGTGGTTCTTTGTCCCCATTGCGACCGTTGCGACAACGTGTCTTTGGAAAA ACAAGCGAAAAATCATTTCTTCTACGAACTGAAGTGGCTACTGTGGAGGTGCTTCCTGGACATACGGAGGAACAAAAGCACACATCTGCGATTGTACCTGTTTGTTGTG GCggagttgatttttttgagtCTCGCGTACTCGCAAGTTTCACTCGCAGACCAAGATGGTGTTCAGAATATTGAAGGATTCATGTCTATGATAGCGACGGAATTCACCTTCACGAATATGTACGCCGTTATCAACGTGTTCCCAGGAGAAATAGCGGTGTTTTTGCGCGAAAAAGATTTATACTCCGCTCATTCCTacttcttttcaaaaattatatctATG ATCCCTTTGTCTCTAATCAGCACTGTCCTTTACACCACGATATTATTCCTGGTATTGACATTTTTGGACGGAATTTACTTATGGCTCCAAATGACATACGTAATGTTCGTAGTGGGTATGGCTTCGTTAG GTCTAGCCTTTTCTGCTCATTTTTCCACAGTCGAACATGTGGAGTTGTTTATCGGCCCTTTAGAAACTATATTCTTCCTGCTAGGCGGATTTTCGTTGCAACTGGACAGTGTACCGACACTTTTTAATTGgataaaatatatttctccATTTTATTACAGCTTTGATTCACTTTCGAACCTATTTTGGCGACCTTTCAACGATACAC GTCATGCCGAAAACGATACCGTTCCATATTATTACGGCCcccaaattttggaaaattacgGAATTTATTCAGCTTACGATCCAGTACCTTAcgatattttatatttacatattCTTATGGCCATTTTTTGCTTCCTCGGATTTCTGGGAATCCtaaggaaaaaaattctttgtagTCTATAA
- the LOC138139863 gene encoding serine protease inhibitor 77Ba-like, producing MYLKRKLIFLVLTTFICAIEAEGIGDSVNAFALDLLAATGAEGSSPRNLALSPYTVWTLLSIVDEGAGGNTAKQLEAILRIPGGSNKDAFRRQFHNMTDILSKKDQGVNLDIYNSIFTTAEQKLNPSFRDVSRNDYKVDVQPIDFRNLERATETINTYVAQATRNRITNFIVPGDLTDAQIFITSALYFKGAWKIPFNRTNTERASFYDEKQNKIGEVDMMYQIGSYPYSRFDWMKGYAVELYYGNNDEMSMIVILPYKGQTLTNMLQMMSQNPFSTIIDRLDKVKDEFEGEDVKVYLPRFAAKSDLTLNTVLEKMGITDVFDPETADLLGMFPHFLYISRLIQRAEIDVNEEGTVASAASGAAIANKIPPPKFVANKPFLYFIVNKPTKSIVFAGRVTVPPLASQ from the exons ATGTATTTGAAGAGAAAGC TGATATTTCTCGTACTGACGACGTTCATTTGTGCGATCGAAGCCGAGGGTATAGGCGATTCGGTCAATGCATTTGCTCTCGATTTGTTGGCG GCGACGGGTGCCGAAGGCAGCAGTCCACGGAACTTGGCCCTGTCACCGTATACGGTATGGACACTGTTGTCGATCGTCGACGAGGGTGCCGGGGGAAACACCGCCAAACAGTTAGAAGCCATACTCAGGATACCCGGTGGTTCCAACAAAGATGCTTTCCGACGacaatttcataacatgaCAGACATTTTATCG AAAAAAGATCAAGGAGTAAATTTGGACATCTACAATTCAATATTCACCACAGCTGAACAGAAATTAAATCCCAGTTTCCGAGACGTTTCCAGAAAtgattacaaagtcgacgtcCAACCTATCGATTTTCGGAACCTTGAAAGAGCAACCGAAACAATCAATACGTACGTGGCACAAGCCACAAGGAATAGGATAACGAATTTTATTGTACCAG GAGATTTGACAGATGCGCAAATTTTCATTACCAGCGCCCTGTATTTCAAGGGCGCGTGGAAGATTCCGTTCAACAGAACCAACACAGAACGTGCAAGTTTTTACgacgaaaaacaaaataaaattggagAAGTAGACATGATGTACCAGATAGGGTCTTACCCTTATTCTAGATTTGACTGGATGAAGGGTTACGCCGTGGAACTTTATTACGGAAAT AATGATGAGATGTCCATGATCGTGATCTTGCCTTATAAGGGCCAAACGCTGACAAACATGCTGCAAATGATGAGTCAGAATCCTTTCAGTACGATCATCGACAGATTAGACAAAGTGAAAGATGAGTTTGAAGGTGAAGACGTCAAAGTGTATTTACCACGATTCGCTGCCAAGTCAGACCTGACTCTCAACACAGTTTTAGAGAAG ATGGGAATAACAGACGTGTTCGACCCAGAGACAGCTGACCTCCTCGGCATGTTCCCTCATTTTCTGTACATCTCTCGATTGATTCAGCGAGCCGAGATCGACGTAAATGAAGAGGGAACTGTCGCGTCGGCCGCTTCAG GGGCGGCGATCGCGAACAAGATACCGCCGCCGAAATTCGTCGCCAACAAGCCGTTCCTCTACTTCATCGTGAACAAGCCGACGAAGAGTATCGTGTTTGCGGGTAGAGTGACCGTTCCGCCGCTAGCGAGCCAATGA